Proteins encoded together in one Vigna angularis cultivar LongXiaoDou No.4 chromosome 5, ASM1680809v1, whole genome shotgun sequence window:
- the LOC108338928 gene encoding uncharacterized protein LOC108338928, whose protein sequence is MPPVAPRSGDAIFANIERVNAELFTLTYGAIVRQLLTDLEEVEEVNKQLDQMGYNIGIRLIDEFLAKSNVSRCNDFRETTDVIAKVGFKMFLGVTASVTNWDADGTCCSIVLEDNPLVDFVELPDNCQGLYYCNILSGVIRGALDMVSMKTEVTWLRDVLRGDDVFELQVKLLKHVPEEYPYKDDE, encoded by the exons ATGCCTCCCGTCGCTCCTCGATCCGGCGATGCCATATTCGCCAACATCGAACGCGTT AACGCAGAGCTGTTTACTTTGACTTATGGTGCAATTGTGCGTCAATTGCTCACGGATCTGGAAGAGGTTGAGGAGGTTAACAAGCAGCTTGATCAAAT GGGTTATAATATTGGAATCCGTTTGATTGATGAGTTTTTAGCTAAGTCTAATGTCTCAAGATGCAACGATTTCAGAGAGACTACTGATGTAATTGCAAAG GTTGGTTTTAAAATGTTCCTCGGTGTTACTGCATCTGTGACCAATTGGGATGCTGATGGGACATGTTGTAGTATTGTCTTGGAGGATAATCCTTTGGTAGATTTTGTTGAACTTCCTGACAACTGCCAAGGTCTGTACTATTGCAACATCTTAAGTGGAGTCATTAGAGGAGCCTTAGATATG GTGTCAATGAAGACTGAGGTAACTTGGCTCCGAGATGTGCTTCGAGGCGATGATGTGTTTGAGTTGCAGGTAAAACTTCTCAAGCATGTTCCAGAAGAGTATCCATACAAAGATGATGagtga